In Vigna angularis cultivar LongXiaoDou No.4 chromosome 8, ASM1680809v1, whole genome shotgun sequence, one DNA window encodes the following:
- the LOC108320281 gene encoding pentatricopeptide repeat-containing protein At5g47360, with protein MPQFVKFRLFSRCDALKTLPFSTHRMGMVDTLCTHLHQNNGSVENSLSKVKPKLDSQCVIEVLNSCHPKQPLLGVRFFVWAGFQSGYRHSAYTYSKACKLFGIQQNPQIVRDLVLSYEAEGCLVNVNMFREVLKLCKEAQLADVALWVLRKMEQSFNIGADTVMYNVVIRLCCKNGDIETAEKLIGEMSLNGLYPDLITYMAIVEGLCDVGRPEHAYSLLKVMRVHRCSTNLVLLSAILDGLCRSGSMEMALELLDEMKKGGDCRPNVVSYTSVIQSFCKRGQWTKALDILDRMKASGCHANHVTVFTLVDSLCVEGRVGEAYKLIDKFVVEHGVSYGDCCSSLVISLIRIKKLDEAMKLFMEMLSGDARPDTLASSLLLKELCMKDRVLDGFYLLEAIENKGCLSAIDSDIYSILLFGLCQRSHLTEATKLAKIMLKKSVPLQSPYKEGAIDVLIESGEKDLVNHLTGIRKGL; from the coding sequence ATGCCCCAATTTGTAAAGTTTCGGCTTTTCTCGCGTTGCGACGCACTCAAAACTCTTCCTTTCTCCACCCACCGAATGGGCATGGTCGATACCCTCTGTACCCATCTCCACCAAAACAATGGCAGTGTTGAGAACTCATTGTCCAAGGTTAAGCCTAAACTCGATTCTCAATGTGTCATTGAAGTCCTCAATTCCTGTCATCCCAAGCAACCTCTATTGGGCGTCAGATTTTTCGTTTGGGCTGGATTTCAATCTGGCTACAGGCACAGTGCTTACACGTACAGCAAAGCTTGCAAGTTGTTTGGGATTCAGCAAAATCCCCAAATTGTTCGTGATCTCGTTCTGTCTTATGAGGCCGAAGGGTGTTTAGTCAATGTCAACATGTTTAGGGAGGTTCTGAAACTGTGCAAAGAAGCCCAACTAGCTGACGTGGCATTGTGGGTGTTGAGGAAGATGGAGCAGAGTTTCAACATCGGTGCTGACACTGTGATGTATAATGTGGTTATTAGGCTATGTTGCAAGAATGGCGACATTGAAACGGCTGAGAAGTTGATCGGGGAGATGAGTTTGAACGGTCTTTACCCTGATCTTATTACGTACATGGCAATAGTGGAGGGATTATGTGATGTGGGTCGCCCAGAGCATGCTTATTCTTTGCTTAAGGTTATGAGAGTACATAGATGTTCAaccaatttggtccttttatcAGCCATTTTAGATGGCTTGTGTAGGTCTGGATCTATGGAAATGGCATTGGAGTTGTTGGATGAAATGAAGAAAGGTGGGGATTGCCGTCCAAATGTTGTTAGTTATACATCTGTGATTCAAAGTTTCTGTAAGAGAGGTCAGTGGACGAAAGCATTGGATATTCTGGATAGAATGAAAGCTTCGGGGTGCCATGCAAATCATGTTACTGTTTTTACTTTGGTTGATAGCCTTTGTGTTGAGGGTCGTGTAGGAGAAGCTTACAAGTTGATTGATAAGTTTGTGGTGGAACATGGTGTTTCTTATGGTGATTGTTGCAGTTCACTTGTGATTTCATTGATAAGGATTAAAAAGCTGGACGAAGCAATGAAGCTCTTCATGGAAATGCTTTCTGGTGATGCCAGACCTGATACTTTGGCATCTAGCCTTTTGCTAAAGGAGCTCTGTATGAAGGACCGGGTATTGGATGGATTCTACTTGCTTGAAGCAATTGAGAACAAGGGATGTTTGTCTGCCATTGACTCTGATATTTATTCTATTCTTTTATTTGGCCTTTGTCAAAGAAGCCACCTGACCGAGGCCACAAAGCTGGCCAAGATAATGCTTAAAAAATCAGTTCCGCTGCAATCTCCATACAAAGAGGGTGCAATCGATGTCCTAATAGAATCTGGAGAAAAAGATCTTGTGAATCATTTGACTGGCATTCGTAAGGGACTTTGA
- the LOC128193471 gene encoding oligopeptide transporter 5-like — translation MESGVSSKKTSPPSSQQFISVTTPLLHLEKETGESSTGVFHEREIEDAEKYESEVDDSPIEQVRLTVPITDDPTQPALTFRTWILGLASCVLLAFVS, via the exons ATGGAGAGTGGAGTCAGTAGTAAGAAAACATCACCTCCATCTTCGCAGCAATTCATTTCTGTTACCACCCCTCTGCTTCATTTGGAAAAG GAAACTGGGGAATCAAGCACAggagtgtttcacgagagggaGATAGAGGATGCTGAGAAATATGAATCGGAAGTTGATGACTCTCCCATTGAGCAAGTGAGGCTAACAGTTCCAATCACTGATGACCCTACTCAGCCAGCACTAACATTTAGGACATGGATTCTGGGGTTGGCATCATGTGTGCTTCTTGCCTTTGTGAGTTAG
- the LOC128193393 gene encoding uncharacterized protein LOC128193393 isoform X1 yields the protein MKRRISNVLEPGETVLQALRRLKGNSDRKAKMSAETKVVFDQLTEDAMKLMENGEYKGYEKLARAKEGPSNQHLASGEASSTGEGDYDMFADEDDNSKPSTDENNTVSQSSSDAINSGTEGGALQNDYVYDESSGRITIGYCQRLGAHHLAVSIEKRTPIQQQARTLVQRAAQRTLGQRSEKARPARRGRSSRKWTLVQRAEIARPASGERSPRRLSPRGDARPARRGRSSSAQRRLRRGRSSSKWTLVQRAEIARPASGERSHRRLSPRGDAHPARSGRSSSAQRRLVHQVDARPASGRSSRKWTLVQ from the exons ATGAAGAGGCGGATATCAAATGTTCTTGAACCTGGGGAAACG GTTTTGCAAGCCTTGAGAAGGCTAAAAGGTAACAGTGACAGAAAGGCAAAAATGTCTGCTGAGACTAAGGTTGTATTTGACCAGCTAACTGAGGATGCTATGAAGCTGATGGAGAATGGTGAATACA AAGGATATGAGAAGTTAGCCCGGGCAAAAGAAGGtccatcaaatcaacatttggCTAGTGGAGAAGCCTCTAGCACTGGTGAAGGTGATTATGATATGTTTGCTGACGAGGATGATAACAGTAAGCCATCTACAGATGAAAATAATACAGTTAGTCAATCTTCATCGGACGCCATAAATTCTGGCACTGAGG GTGGAGCATTGCAAAATGATTATGTGTATGATGAATCTTCTGG TAGAATAACGATTGGATACTGTCAAAGACTTGGAGCGCATCATTTGGCTGTCAGCATCGAGAAGAGAACGCCCATCCAACAGCAagccaggacgctcgtccagcgcgcagcgcagaggacgctcggccAGCGCTCAGAGAaggctcgtccagcgcgcagaggacgctcgtccagaaagtggacgctcgtccagagagcggAGATCGCTCGCCCAGCTAGCGGAGAACGCTCGCCCAGACGCTTGTCGCccagaggggacgctcgtccagcgcgcagggGACGCTCATCCAGCGCGCAGAGGAGGCTGCGCAGAGGACGGTCgtccagcaagtggacgctcgtccagagagcggAGATCGCTCGCCCAGCTAGCGGAGAACGCTCGCACAGACGCTTGTCGCCCAGAGGGGACGCTCATCCAGCGCGCAGCGGACGCTCGTCAAGCGCGCAGAGGAGGCTCGTCCaccaagtggacgctcgtccagcaagtggacgctcgtccagaaagtggacgctcgtccagtaa
- the LOC108320297 gene encoding protein Iojap-related, mitochondrial, with amino-acid sequence MWGLLRTRTCLRYSEALLLHQPWKKKVGFCSLSAVDGRNCLLDLPEIEKVLMDIKADDVKVIPVPKHCDWADFMVLATGRSTWHVKNIAQALIYKAKQKQRRAERMMLPSVEGEEGGKWIVIDSGKVIVHALDEKARAYYNLEGLWTRGTIQNEPDGDLQKALVKVRRKNNSKKPAQKNASLVSQCKQPFKTIASDCI; translated from the exons ATGTGGGGGCTTCTTCGAACTAGAACGTGTTTGCGATATTCAGAGgcccttcttcttcatcaaccatggaagaagaaggtagGGTTCTGTTCTTTGTCCGCCGTTGACGGCCGTAATTGCCTTCTGGATCTGCCGGAGATCGAGAAGGTTCTGATGGATATCAAAGCTGACGACGTTAAGGTGATACCGGTTCCCAAGCACTGCGATTGGGCCGATTTCATGGTTCTCGCCACTGGCAGGTCCACTTGGCACGTCAAGAACATAGCCCAAGCCCTAATTTACAAG GCCAAACAGAAACAGAGAAGAGCTGAACGAATGATGCTACCGAGTGTAGAAGGGGAAGAGGGAGGAAAGTGGATAGTCATTGACTCTG gtAAAGTGATAGTTCATGCACTTGATGAAAAGGCCAGAGCTTACTACAATTTGGAGGGTCTTTGGACCCGAGGGACAATTCAAAATGAACCTGATGGG GATTTACAAAAAGCTTTGGTGAAGGTTCGTCGAAAAAACAATTCGAAGAAACCTGCACAAAAGAATGCTTCATTGGTGTCTCAATGTAAACAACCTTTTAAAACTATAGCTTCTGACTGCATCTGA
- the LOC128193393 gene encoding uncharacterized protein LOC128193393 isoform X2: MKRRISNVLEPGETVLQALRRLKGNSDRKAKMSAETKVVFDQLTEDAMKLMENGEYKGYEKLARAKEGPSNQHLASGEASSTGEGDYDMFADEDDNSKPSTDENNTVSQSSSDAINSGTEGGALQNDYVYDESSGITIGYCQRLGAHHLAVSIEKRTPIQQQARTLVQRAAQRTLGQRSEKARPARRGRSSRKWTLVQRAEIARPASGERSPRRLSPRGDARPARRGRSSSAQRRLRRGRSSSKWTLVQRAEIARPASGERSHRRLSPRGDAHPARSGRSSSAQRRLVHQVDARPASGRSSRKWTLVQ, from the exons ATGAAGAGGCGGATATCAAATGTTCTTGAACCTGGGGAAACG GTTTTGCAAGCCTTGAGAAGGCTAAAAGGTAACAGTGACAGAAAGGCAAAAATGTCTGCTGAGACTAAGGTTGTATTTGACCAGCTAACTGAGGATGCTATGAAGCTGATGGAGAATGGTGAATACA AAGGATATGAGAAGTTAGCCCGGGCAAAAGAAGGtccatcaaatcaacatttggCTAGTGGAGAAGCCTCTAGCACTGGTGAAGGTGATTATGATATGTTTGCTGACGAGGATGATAACAGTAAGCCATCTACAGATGAAAATAATACAGTTAGTCAATCTTCATCGGACGCCATAAATTCTGGCACTGAGG GTGGAGCATTGCAAAATGATTATGTGTATGATGAATCTTCTGG AATAACGATTGGATACTGTCAAAGACTTGGAGCGCATCATTTGGCTGTCAGCATCGAGAAGAGAACGCCCATCCAACAGCAagccaggacgctcgtccagcgcgcagcgcagaggacgctcggccAGCGCTCAGAGAaggctcgtccagcgcgcagaggacgctcgtccagaaagtggacgctcgtccagagagcggAGATCGCTCGCCCAGCTAGCGGAGAACGCTCGCCCAGACGCTTGTCGCccagaggggacgctcgtccagcgcgcagggGACGCTCATCCAGCGCGCAGAGGAGGCTGCGCAGAGGACGGTCgtccagcaagtggacgctcgtccagagagcggAGATCGCTCGCCCAGCTAGCGGAGAACGCTCGCACAGACGCTTGTCGCCCAGAGGGGACGCTCATCCAGCGCGCAGCGGACGCTCGTCAAGCGCGCAGAGGAGGCTCGTCCaccaagtggacgctcgtccagcaagtggacgctcgtccagaaagtggacgctcgtccagtaa
- the LOC128193470 gene encoding pentatricopeptide repeat-containing protein At3g09040, mitochondrial-like, whose translation MRVSVTVRGVVRGRGYHGRWSVESECQGKAKGNASSWNSLLRMHSTHGLPQSVLRCFASFLNSGHSPDQFTFAITLSACAKLHNVELGRAVHCCIIKRGLQSASFCHGALIHLYANSYSLTSARTLFDAAPSPHLHPVSWTSLISGYVQAGLPQQALHVFDKIRTTVSPASFPLLDPMALVTVLNTYTSLGKLDNACQLFAQMPISTRNVVAWNVMISGHAKRSHYQEALAFFRQMSKHGVKSSRSTLASVLSAIASLAALHHGFLVHALAIKQGFDSSIYVASSLINMYGKCAMLDAARQVFDAISHKNMIVWNTMLGVYSQNAYLSNVMELFSDMTICGVHPDEFTYTSILSSCASFEYVRIGHQLHSTIIKKGFTSNLFVNNSLIDMYAKAGALTEAAKQFELMTCRDHVSWNAIIVGYVQEEEEAVAFSLFQRMNLDGVVPDEVSLASILSACGNIKVLDVGQQLHCLSVKLGLETNLFAGSSLIDMYSKCGDIEDAQKIYSRMPERSVVSFNALIAGYAPKDIKEAISLIHEMLILGLKPSEITFVSVIDVCKGSAKVILGMQIHCVVVKRGLLCGSEFLGTSLLGMYMDSQRLADASVLFSEFSNLKSTVMWTALISGYTQNECSDVALNLYQEMRGNSILLDQATFVTALRASALLSSLHDGREIHSLIFHTGFDLDELTGSSLVDMYAKCGDVKSAVQVFHELTIKKDVISWNSMIVGFAKNGYAESALKVFNEMAQSCITPDEVTFLGVLTACSYAGWVYEGIQVFHIMVNCYGIEPRGDHYACMVDLLGRWGFLKEAEEFIDKIEVEPNAMIWANLLGACRIHGDEKRGQRAAKKLIELEPRNSSSYVLLSNLYAASGLWDEARSLRRTMMQKDIQKMPGCSWIVVGQNTNLFVAGDKSHPSCDEISLALKHLTALIKDNTFHDFLG comes from the coding sequence ATGCGCGTGAGTGTTACAGTGAGAGGTGTGGTGAGAGGGAGAGGCTACCATGGGCGTTGGAGTGTTGAGAGTGAGTGCCAGGGGAAGGCGAAGGGGAATGCCAGTTCCTGGAATTCCCTTCTTCGCATGCACTCCACCCATGGATTGCCCCAAAGTGTCCTTCGATGTTTTGCTTCTTTTCTCAACTCTGGCCATTCCCCTGATCAGTTTACTTTCGCCATCACTCTGTCCGCCTGTGCAAAGCTACACAATGTTGAGTTGGGGAGGGCAGTTCACTGCTGCATAATTAAGAGGGGTCTTCAATCTGCTTCCTTCTGTCATGGCGCACTCATCCATCTTTACGCCAATTCCTACTCTCTCACTTCTGCTCGCACCCTATTTGACGCCGCACCCTCCCCTCATCTCCACCCTGTTTCTTGGACCTCTTTAATTTCTGGTTATGTTCAAGCCGGCTTGCCTCAGCAAGCACTTCACGTATTTGACAAAATACGCACCACTGTTTCTCCCGCTTCTTTTCCACTTCTAGACCCTATGGCACTTGTCACCGTCTTAAACACTTACACCTCTTTAGGAAAGCTGGACAATGCTTGCCAATTGTTTGCACAGATGCCCATCTCCACCCGCAATGTTGTGGCCTGGAATGTCATGATTTCTGGTCATGCCAAGAGAAGCCATTATCAGGAGGCTCTTGCCTTCTTTCGTCAAATGAGTAAGCATGGTGTCAAATCCTCAAGATCCACACTCGCAAGTGTTTTAAGTGCAATTGCCAGTTTAGCCGCCCTCCATCACGGCTTCCTAGTTCATGCCCTGGCTATCAAGCAAGGTTTCGATTCCAGTATATACGTTGCAAGTTCTTTGATCAATATGTATGGCAAGTGTGCGATGCTGGATGCTGCACGCCAAGTATTTGATGCTATAtctcacaaaaatatgattgTCTGGAACACCATGCTAGGAGTTTATTCACAGAATGCCTATTTAAGTAATGTCATGGAGTTGTTCTCGGATATGACAATATGTGGCGTTCACCCAGATGAATTTACCTACACAAGCATTTTGAGCTCGTGTGCATCCTTTGAATACGTACGAATTGGTCACCAGTTGCATTCAACTATTATCAAGAAGGGTTTTACCTCCAATTTATTTGTCAACAATTCATTGATAGATATGTATGCCAAAGCTGGGGCTTTGACGGAAGCTGCTAAGCAGTTTGAGCTCATGACATGCCGAGATCATGTTTCCTGGAATGCCATTATTGTTGGTTATGTGcaggaagaagaggaggctgTTGCTTTCAGTTTGTTTCAAAGAATGAATTTGGACGGTGTTGTACCTGATGAGGTATCTTTGGCCAGCATACTTAGTGCATGTGGAAATATTAAGGTGCTAGATGTAGGACAGCAACTCCATTGCCTGTCAGTTAAGTTGGGTTTAGAAACTAACCTTTTTGCTGGAAGTTCTCTTATTGACATGTATTCAAAATGCGGAGACATTGAAGATGcacaaaaaatttattctagGATGCCTGAACGGAGTGTGGTCTCCTTTAATGCTCTGATTGCAGGATATGCTCCAAAAGACATAAAAGAAGCTATTAGTCTTATTCATGAGATGCTGATACTGGGACTGAAGCCATCTGAGATTACATTTGTGAGCGTCATAGATGTCTGTAAGGGTTCTGCAAAGGTAATTTTAGGCATGCAGATCCATTGTGTTGTAGTAAAGAGGGGTCTCTTATGTGGTAGCGAATTCTTAGGAACCTCTTTGTTGGGCATGTATATGGATTCACAAAGGCTTGCAGATGCAAGCGTTCTTTTCTCGGAGTTTTCTAACCTTAAAAGCACGGTAATGTGGACTGCTTTAATTTCAGGATATACCCAAAATGAGTGCAGTGATGTGGCCTTAAACTTGTATCAGGAAATGCGTGGCAACAGTATCTTACTCGACCAAGCAACTTTTGTTACTGCTCTTCGAGCTTCTGCTCTCTTATCCTCACTGCATGATGGTAGAGAGATACATTCTCTAATCTTCCATACTGGTTTTGACTTAGATGAGTTAACAGGTAGTTCCCTTGTAGACATGTATGCAAAATGTGGCGATGTAAAAAGTGCTGTTCAAGTTTTTCATGAATTGACTATTAAAAAGGATGTGATTTCTTGGAACTCAATGATAGTTGGATTTGCCAAAAATGGTTATGCAGAAAGTGCCCTGAAGGTCTTTAATGAGATGGCTCAATCATGCATTACCCCTGATGAGGTAACATTTCTTGGAGTGCTCACTGCTTGTAGCTATGCAGGGTGGGTTTATGAGGGTATTCAAGTTTTTCACATCATGGTAAACTGTTATGGAATTGAGCCTAGAGGGGATCACTACGCTTGCATGGTTGATCTACTTGGTAGGTGGGGTTTTCTAAAGGAAGCTGAAGAGTTCATTGACAAAATAGAAGTTGAACCGAATGCTATGATTTGGGCCAATTTATTGGGTGCTTGCAGAATACATGGGGATGAAAAGAGGGGACAGAGAGCGGCTAAAAAACTTATTGAGTTAGAACCCAGAAACTCTTCTTCATATGTGCTGCTTTCAAATTTGTATGCTGCATCTGGACTTTGGGATGAAGCTAGATCTTTGAGGAGAACAATGATGCAGAAAGATATCCAAAAAATGCCTGGCTGTAGCTGGATCGTTGTAGGACAAAATACAAACCTATTTGTTGCGGGTGATAAGTCACATCCTAGTTGTGATGAAATTTCACTAGCATTAAAGCACCTGACGGCACTAATTAAAGACAATACATTCCATGATTTCCTGGGTTAG
- the LOC128193393 gene encoding uncharacterized protein LOC128193393 isoform X4 has product MVNTREVFDREAEGYEKLARAKEGPSNQHLASGEASSTGEGDYDMFADEDDNSKPSTDENNTVSQSSSDAINSGTEGGALQNDYVYDESSGRITIGYCQRLGAHHLAVSIEKRTPIQQQARTLVQRAAQRTLGQRSEKARPARRGRSSRKWTLVQRAEIARPASGERSPRRLSPRGDARPARRGRSSSAQRRLRRGRSSSKWTLVQRAEIARPASGERSHRRLSPRGDAHPARSGRSSSAQRRLVHQVDARPASGRSSRKWTLVQ; this is encoded by the exons ATGGTGAATACA CGAGAGGTTTTTGATCGTGAAGCGG AAGGATATGAGAAGTTAGCCCGGGCAAAAGAAGGtccatcaaatcaacatttggCTAGTGGAGAAGCCTCTAGCACTGGTGAAGGTGATTATGATATGTTTGCTGACGAGGATGATAACAGTAAGCCATCTACAGATGAAAATAATACAGTTAGTCAATCTTCATCGGACGCCATAAATTCTGGCACTGAGG GTGGAGCATTGCAAAATGATTATGTGTATGATGAATCTTCTGG TAGAATAACGATTGGATACTGTCAAAGACTTGGAGCGCATCATTTGGCTGTCAGCATCGAGAAGAGAACGCCCATCCAACAGCAagccaggacgctcgtccagcgcgcagcgcagaggacgctcggccAGCGCTCAGAGAaggctcgtccagcgcgcagaggacgctcgtccagaaagtggacgctcgtccagagagcggAGATCGCTCGCCCAGCTAGCGGAGAACGCTCGCCCAGACGCTTGTCGCccagaggggacgctcgtccagcgcgcagggGACGCTCATCCAGCGCGCAGAGGAGGCTGCGCAGAGGACGGTCgtccagcaagtggacgctcgtccagagagcggAGATCGCTCGCCCAGCTAGCGGAGAACGCTCGCACAGACGCTTGTCGCCCAGAGGGGACGCTCATCCAGCGCGCAGCGGACGCTCGTCAAGCGCGCAGAGGAGGCTCGTCCaccaagtggacgctcgtccagcaagtggacgctcgtccagaaagtggacgctcgtccagtaa
- the LOC128193393 gene encoding uncharacterized protein LOC128193393 isoform X3 has product MFLNLGKRYVLQALRRLKGNSDRKAKMSAETKVVFDQLTEDAMKLMENGEYKGYEKLARAKEGPSNQHLASGEASSTGEGDYDMFADEDDNSKPSTDENNTVSQSSSDAINSGTEGGALQNDYVYDESSGRITIGYCQRLGAHHLAVSIEKRTPIQQQARTLVQRAAQRTLGQRSEKARPARRGRSSRKWTLVQRAEIARPASGERSPRRLSPRGDARPARRGRSSSAQRRLRRGRSSSKWTLVQRAEIARPASGERSHRRLSPRGDAHPARSGRSSSAQRRLVHQVDARPASGRSSRKWTLVQ; this is encoded by the exons ATGTTCTTGAACCTGGGGAAACGGTAT GTTTTGCAAGCCTTGAGAAGGCTAAAAGGTAACAGTGACAGAAAGGCAAAAATGTCTGCTGAGACTAAGGTTGTATTTGACCAGCTAACTGAGGATGCTATGAAGCTGATGGAGAATGGTGAATACA AAGGATATGAGAAGTTAGCCCGGGCAAAAGAAGGtccatcaaatcaacatttggCTAGTGGAGAAGCCTCTAGCACTGGTGAAGGTGATTATGATATGTTTGCTGACGAGGATGATAACAGTAAGCCATCTACAGATGAAAATAATACAGTTAGTCAATCTTCATCGGACGCCATAAATTCTGGCACTGAGG GTGGAGCATTGCAAAATGATTATGTGTATGATGAATCTTCTGG TAGAATAACGATTGGATACTGTCAAAGACTTGGAGCGCATCATTTGGCTGTCAGCATCGAGAAGAGAACGCCCATCCAACAGCAagccaggacgctcgtccagcgcgcagcgcagaggacgctcggccAGCGCTCAGAGAaggctcgtccagcgcgcagaggacgctcgtccagaaagtggacgctcgtccagagagcggAGATCGCTCGCCCAGCTAGCGGAGAACGCTCGCCCAGACGCTTGTCGCccagaggggacgctcgtccagcgcgcagggGACGCTCATCCAGCGCGCAGAGGAGGCTGCGCAGAGGACGGTCgtccagcaagtggacgctcgtccagagagcggAGATCGCTCGCCCAGCTAGCGGAGAACGCTCGCACAGACGCTTGTCGCCCAGAGGGGACGCTCATCCAGCGCGCAGCGGACGCTCGTCAAGCGCGCAGAGGAGGCTCGTCCaccaagtggacgctcgtccagcaagtggacgctcgtccagaaagtggacgctcgtccagtaa